The Claveliimonas bilis genome window below encodes:
- a CDS encoding RNA-binding S4 domain-containing protein, which yields MRLDKFLKVSRLIKRRTVANEACDAGRVLVNGNVAKASVKVKEGDIIEIQFGTKTVKVEVLDIKETTKKEEAKDLFKYL from the coding sequence ATGAGATTGGATAAATTCCTGAAGGTTTCCAGGCTGATCAAAAGAAGAACAGTGGCAAATGAAGCCTGTGATGCAGGCCGTGTCCTTGTAAACGGTAATGTGGCAAAGGCATCGGTGAAAGTAAAAGAGGGGGATATAATAGAGATCCAGTTTGGAACAAAAACAGTGAAGGTGGAAGTACTGGATATAAAAGAGACCACAAAAAAAGAAGAGGCTAAAGACTTGTTCAAATACTTGTAA
- a CDS encoding HU family DNA-binding protein, protein MNKTELVAAIAEQAELSKKDTEKALKAFIDVVTEELKKEEKVQLVGFGTFEVSKRAAREGRNPQTGKTMKIEACKAPKFKAGKALKDAVNA, encoded by the coding sequence ATGAACAAAACAGAATTAGTAGCAGCAATTGCAGAACAGGCAGAATTGTCTAAAAAAGATACTGAAAAAGCTCTGAAAGCTTTTATCGACGTAGTTACAGAAGAACTGAAGAAAGAAGAAAAAGTACAGTTAGTAGGATTCGGAACTTTTGAAGTAAGCAAGAGAGCAGCAAGAGAAGGAAGAAATCCGCAGACAGGAAAGACAATGAAGATCGAAGCTTGCAAAGCACCAAAATTCAAAGCTGGAAAAGCTTTAAAGGATGCTGTAAACGCATAA
- a CDS encoding septum formation initiator family protein — translation MSGIKQKNRVRQQRKRVQQHKRSMLGISAVIMLLVMVVSVSSISLQARNKEYIAQEKELEASIQEEKDRAEEISELEDYVGTDEYIEQTAKDKLGLVHENEIIFKAR, via the coding sequence ATGAGTGGTATTAAACAAAAGAATCGTGTAAGACAGCAGAGAAAAAGAGTGCAGCAGCATAAGAGAAGTATGCTGGGGATCAGCGCTGTGATCATGCTGCTTGTGATGGTGGTGTCTGTAAGCAGCATCAGTTTGCAGGCCAGGAATAAGGAGTATATTGCCCAGGAAAAAGAGCTGGAAGCAAGTATCCAGGAAGAAAAGGACCGGGCTGAAGAGATCAGTGAACTGGAAGATTACGTTGGTACGGATGAGTACATAGAACAGACGGCAAAGGACAAACTGGGACTGGTCCATGAAAATGAGATCATTTTCAAAGCCAGGTAG
- the yabP gene encoding sporulation protein YabP — translation MEEKQAGRSHKLVVNNRKTSLVTGVLDVLSFDLNEILLETEQGMLMVKGSDLHVNRLSLEKGEVDLAGTIDSMSYSEVHAPGKQSANILSKLFR, via the coding sequence ATGGAAGAAAAACAGGCCGGAAGAAGCCACAAACTTGTAGTAAATAACAGAAAAACGAGTTTGGTAACAGGAGTACTGGATGTCCTGTCTTTTGATTTAAATGAAATACTGCTGGAGACAGAGCAGGGGATGCTGATGGTAAAGGGGTCGGACCTGCATGTAAATCGGTTAAGCCTTGAAAAGGGAGAAGTGGATCTTGCGGGAACCATAGACAGTATGTCCTACTCGGAGGTGCATGCTCCGGGCAAGCAAAGTGCAAATATTTTAAGCAAACTTTTCCGGTGA
- a CDS encoding SpoIIE family protein phosphatase: MSEIKEKGLFINPYVIQMDRFADSLRHLSETFLSLEEYHQTFTREELEDMFIKVSERVCLNCEKKEWCLKENRDRTRQMVYEILATAEEYGAEMNIEVKRDLQKKCVMAPRFLRETLEIFGVEKQRMVWNHKIILNRRGCAVQMNAFAEMIQSAARELDAGICMDDHLEKKVKAGMKRIGLKLLSSVFFLTKQGRYEVHLTLKAQRGQCVASKEAAEVLSSCIGRGMLLLKGERPVIGEEYRTIVFMEGAGFHTLQGVAKIGKGCDKISGDTFLMTELPGGKEGVVLSDGMGSGESAFKESAMVVELLEELLGAGFPPETAIRMMNTALVAGREEVRFSTVDMCIFDLYQGTCEILKSGASVTFIRSRGGVEKISSASLPVGVVQELEIEKSVRQLEDGDFVVMVTDGVLDALPVGEQEAMLGALIGGTTICNPEELAHYILEQVLELSGEIPADDMTVLAVGIWKAS; this comes from the coding sequence ATGAGTGAGATAAAAGAAAAGGGGTTGTTTATTAATCCGTATGTAATACAGATGGACCGGTTTGCAGATTCTCTCCGGCATCTGTCAGAAACCTTTTTGAGCCTGGAAGAATATCATCAGACCTTTACCAGGGAAGAACTTGAAGATATGTTCATAAAAGTTTCGGAGAGAGTGTGTTTAAACTGCGAGAAAAAGGAATGGTGCCTGAAAGAAAACCGGGACCGCACCAGGCAGATGGTATATGAGATCCTGGCGACGGCAGAGGAATACGGGGCGGAAATGAATATAGAAGTAAAGAGAGATCTTCAGAAAAAATGTGTCATGGCGCCCAGATTTCTCAGGGAAACGCTGGAAATATTCGGAGTTGAAAAACAGAGGATGGTATGGAATCACAAAATTATCCTGAATCGCAGAGGGTGTGCAGTTCAGATGAATGCGTTTGCCGAAATGATACAAAGTGCTGCAAGAGAGCTTGATGCAGGAATCTGTATGGATGACCATCTGGAGAAAAAGGTAAAGGCGGGAATGAAGAGAATAGGACTGAAACTTTTGAGCAGCGTGTTTTTCCTGACAAAACAGGGAAGGTATGAAGTCCATTTGACATTAAAGGCACAAAGAGGACAATGTGTGGCCTCCAAGGAGGCGGCCGAGGTCCTTTCATCCTGCATAGGACGGGGAATGCTCCTTTTAAAAGGAGAGCGGCCTGTGATCGGGGAAGAATACCGGACAATCGTTTTTATGGAAGGGGCAGGATTTCATACACTGCAGGGCGTTGCGAAAATCGGAAAAGGATGCGATAAGATATCGGGAGATACTTTTCTGATGACAGAGCTTCCAGGAGGAAAGGAAGGGGTTGTCCTGTCGGACGGAATGGGGTCCGGCGAGAGTGCCTTTAAGGAAAGCGCAATGGTAGTAGAACTTTTAGAGGAACTTCTGGGGGCAGGATTTCCGCCGGAAACAGCAATACGTATGATGAACACTGCCCTGGTGGCAGGCAGGGAGGAAGTCCGCTTTTCTACAGTAGATATGTGTATTTTCGATCTTTATCAGGGAACATGTGAGATCCTGAAATCCGGGGCTTCTGTCACATTTATACGAAGCAGGGGAGGCGTGGAGAAAATCAGCTCTGCCTCACTTCCGGTGGGAGTGGTGCAGGAACTGGAGATTGAGAAAAGTGTACGCCAGCTGGAAGACGGAGATTTTGTAGTGATGGTGACAGACGGTGTGCTGGATGCTCTTCCGGTAGGAGAGCAGGAAGCCATGCTGGGAGCACTGATCGGAGGAACTACTATCTGTAATCCGGAAGAGCTGGCTCACTATATATTGGAACAGGTGCTGGAACTTTCCGGAGAGATTCCGGCAGATGATATGACGGTTCTGGCAGTGGGGATATGGAAGGCATCATAG
- the yabQ gene encoding spore cortex biosynthesis protein YabQ: MPGIKAEGAAFLEAVLAGMILCCAYTCIRLFRRIVHHTLSAIAAEDFLFWTGTAVYLFVQIYHTSNGSIRWYFILGVVAGGLFFYQMSKFISKVRKKMYGKKKRDSKKSIE; the protein is encoded by the coding sequence ATGCCTGGGATCAAAGCAGAAGGAGCGGCGTTTTTAGAGGCAGTTCTTGCCGGAATGATTTTGTGTTGTGCGTACACCTGCATAAGATTGTTCAGGCGAATCGTGCATCATACCCTTTCCGCCATTGCTGCAGAAGATTTTCTTTTTTGGACGGGGACAGCCGTATATTTATTTGTGCAAATTTACCATACCAGTAATGGTAGTATACGATGGTACTTTATACTAGGTGTTGTGGCAGGCGGACTCTTTTTTTATCAAATGTCGAAATTTATCTCAAAAGTCCGAAAAAAAATGTACGGGAAAAAGAAGAGAGATTCCAAGAAAAGTATTGAATAA